From Candidatus Methylomirabilota bacterium, one genomic window encodes:
- a CDS encoding BrnA antitoxin family protein, whose amino-acid sequence MKKVVAEGYRDIDFSRGKCGPVISPEPGKTKISIRLDNVVLKYLRNLVHNAGGGNYQTLINDALLEHVNRRSTLDVVRQVVREELAPYGTARGSRRRSPYKGR is encoded by the coding sequence ATGAAGAAGGTCGTAGCTGAGGGGTATCGGGACATTGATTTCTCCCGCGGGAAGTGCGGCCCGGTCATCTCACCCGAGCCGGGCAAGACGAAGATTTCCATTCGGCTAGACAACGTAGTGCTCAAGTACCTTCGGAATCTGGTGCACAACGCGGGAGGGGGCAACTATCAGACTTTGATCAACGACGCTCTTCTCGAGCACGTCAACCGGCGGTCAACTCTCGATGTCGTGCGACAAGTCGTGCGGGAAGAGCTCGCACCCTACGGGACTGCGCGGGGATCGAGACGGCGCAGTCCGTACAAGGGTCGCTAA
- a CDS encoding amidohydrolase family protein, with protein sequence MARDGYRIFDADTHIIEPVEPIEEYLAAADRAKLAALGPLVGRAPAKAGMSRYLIGKRPKLDRLLGSRERVAPPTAATRGARDGGTPWDVRWQGPPFPTDRVSFDPHARVKDMDIEGIDVNMILPSGGVPACAGLDDIALEQAMYRAYHRFLADYCAPYPERLTSLVLVSARDAASSVAEIERWGKEPWPVGIFPICPPELSLDDPAWEPIWAAAEAHDLTVVIHSFTMTVPYPPGMWDTWDNVFLQRAAGHVWNAQRNMAALIGAGVLDRYPQLRLTALECGHGWLPFWASRLDELAEMSRHALPPLKQKPSEYIRGPQYFQSIQLHEGEQSLRHVLEALGEDTLMFATDYPHSESWFPKSVDAVLGWTSISERARRKLLWDNAVQCYHRYGTRALAPSIPLPQAGQKVAARAERPQLDPSPPSGERAAVRAEGRSPEARAE encoded by the coding sequence ATGGCGCGCGATGGCTACCGCATCTTCGACGCGGACACCCACATCATCGAGCCGGTCGAGCCGATCGAGGAGTATCTGGCGGCGGCCGATCGGGCCAAGCTCGCGGCGCTCGGGCCCCTGGTCGGGCGTGCCCCGGCCAAGGCCGGGATGTCGCGATACCTGATCGGCAAGCGGCCCAAGCTCGATCGGCTCCTCGGCTCGCGGGAGCGGGTCGCCCCGCCCACCGCGGCGACACGTGGCGCCCGGGACGGCGGCACGCCATGGGATGTCCGGTGGCAGGGCCCGCCGTTTCCCACCGATCGCGTGAGCTTCGATCCGCATGCGCGGGTGAAGGACATGGACATCGAGGGCATCGACGTGAACATGATCCTGCCCTCGGGTGGCGTGCCCGCGTGTGCTGGCCTTGACGACATTGCGCTCGAGCAGGCGATGTATCGGGCGTATCACCGCTTCCTCGCAGACTACTGCGCGCCCTATCCGGAGCGATTGACGAGTCTCGTCCTTGTCTCGGCCCGCGACGCCGCCTCGTCGGTGGCCGAGATCGAACGCTGGGGGAAGGAGCCGTGGCCGGTCGGCATCTTTCCGATCTGTCCGCCCGAGCTGTCGCTCGACGACCCGGCGTGGGAGCCGATCTGGGCGGCCGCCGAGGCCCACGACCTCACGGTGGTCATCCACTCGTTCACCATGACCGTCCCGTACCCTCCCGGCATGTGGGACACCTGGGACAACGTCTTTCTCCAGCGCGCCGCCGGCCACGTGTGGAACGCGCAGCGCAACATGGCGGCGCTGATCGGCGCGGGCGTGCTGGACCGCTACCCGCAGCTGCGTCTCACCGCGCTCGAGTGTGGGCACGGCTGGCTGCCCTTCTGGGCCTCGCGGCTGGACGAGCTGGCCGAGATGTCCCGCCACGCCCTGCCGCCCCTCAAGCAGAAGCCGAGCGAGTACATTCGCGGGCCACAGTATTTCCAGAGCATCCAGCTCCACGAGGGTGAGCAGTCGCTGCGCCATGTCCTGGAGGCGCTCGGCGAGGACACCCTCATGTTCGCGACCGACTACCCGCATTCGGAGAGCTGGTTCCCGAAGTCGGTGGACGCTGTCCTGGGCTGGACCTCGATCTCGGAGAGGGCCCGACGGAAGCTCCTCTGGGACAATGCCGTGCAGTGCTACCACCGCTACGGCACACGGGCCCTCGCCCCTTCAATCCCTCTCCCCCAAGCGGGGCAGAAGGTCGCCGCTCGAGCTGAGCGGCCCCAACTTGATCCCTCTCCCCCATCGGGGGAGAGGGCCGCAGTTCGAGCTGAAGGGCGGAGCCCTGAGGCGAGGGCTGAGTAG
- a CDS encoding CoA transferase translates to MNGCLDGIRVLELARFQAGPRGGMLLSDLGAEVIKIEPPGGEETRKHPPLVRGQSVYFSVYNRGKKSVCLDLRSAQGKEVFAALVAKADIVLENFRPGVMRAMGFDYERLAALNAGIILVSVSGFGQYGPYTERPAFDSLGQAMSGLMTLTGQQEGKPIGTASSVVDRYTALHATIGTLAALRHRERTGEGQVVDVCLLDSALTMVEIPTSYYLATGKEGGEGGRPPYKTKDGFVVIAAAGRDMAARLMQIVRGASAEGDTTPMAGSTGPDDRRVLIDKWCAGRTTEEICESLLEVGIPSAPVRTIPQVAQDPHLWQREMLVKMEDAIAGEMYLPGATIKLSKTPARVGPVPTIGQHTDETLSRLLGYDATRLAALRLAGAIA, encoded by the coding sequence ATGAACGGCTGCCTCGACGGCATCCGCGTACTCGAGCTGGCGCGCTTCCAGGCGGGCCCGCGCGGCGGCATGCTGCTGTCCGATCTCGGGGCCGAGGTGATCAAGATCGAGCCGCCGGGCGGGGAGGAGACGCGCAAGCACCCGCCCCTCGTGCGCGGCCAGAGCGTGTACTTCTCCGTCTACAACCGCGGCAAGAAGAGCGTCTGTCTCGATCTCAGGAGTGCCCAAGGCAAGGAGGTCTTCGCCGCCCTCGTGGCCAAGGCCGACATTGTGCTCGAGAACTTCCGCCCGGGCGTCATGCGCGCCATGGGCTTCGACTACGAGCGGCTGGCCGCGCTGAACGCCGGGATCATCCTCGTCTCGGTGTCGGGGTTCGGCCAGTACGGGCCCTATACGGAGCGGCCGGCCTTTGACTCGCTCGGCCAGGCCATGAGCGGCCTCATGACGCTGACCGGCCAGCAGGAAGGCAAGCCCATCGGCACCGCATCGTCCGTCGTCGATCGTTACACCGCGCTCCACGCGACGATCGGCACGCTCGCCGCCCTTCGTCATCGCGAGCGCACGGGCGAGGGGCAGGTCGTCGACGTTTGCCTGCTCGACTCCGCGCTGACCATGGTCGAGATCCCGACCTCGTACTACCTCGCCACCGGCAAGGAAGGCGGCGAGGGTGGCCGGCCGCCCTACAAGACCAAGGACGGCTTCGTGGTCATCGCTGCCGCGGGTCGGGACATGGCCGCGCGCTTGATGCAGATCGTCCGCGGCGCCAGCGCCGAGGGCGACACCACGCCCATGGCGGGCAGCACGGGGCCCGACGATCGGCGGGTGCTCATCGACAAGTGGTGCGCCGGGCGGACGACGGAGGAGATCTGCGAGAGCCTCCTCGAGGTCGGGATCCCCTCGGCGCCGGTGCGCACGATCCCCCAGGTCGCCCAGGATCCGCACCTCTGGCAGCGCGAGATGCTGGTGAAGATGGAGGACGCGATCGCGGGGGAGATGTACCTGCCGGGTGCGACGATCAAGCTCTCCAAGACCCCGGCCCGGGTCGGGCCCGTGCCCACCATCGGCCAGCACACCGACGAGACGCTCTCGCGTCTCCTCGGCTACGACGCCACCAGGCTGGCCGCCCTCCGCCTCGCCGGCGCCATCGCCTGA
- a CDS encoding amidohydrolase family protein gives MNGRAPTVKIDVFPHILPRKYFDRLLAVAPPGLALQKRMSGIPVLVDLDLRFTMMDRWDGYVQVLTLANPPIEVVAPPATSPELARIANDEMAAIVERHPHRFPGFVASLPMNNPEAALTELERAIDDLGATGVQIFTNVNGRALDQPEYQPIFARMAERGLPIWMHPARPATFADYAGEPRSKYDLWWAFGWPYETSVAMGRLVFSGLFDRHPGLIIITHHLGAMVPFCEGRIGGGLDQLGARSDDPDDGGALGRLKRRPIDYFRMFYGDTALFGAWHAMESGLAFFGADHVLFGTDFPFDPEKGPGFIRDTIAAMERMRASDLDKAKIYEGNARRLLRLKG, from the coding sequence GTGAATGGCAGGGCCCCCACCGTGAAGATCGACGTCTTCCCGCACATCCTGCCGCGAAAGTACTTCGACCGCCTGCTCGCGGTGGCGCCGCCAGGGCTCGCGCTGCAGAAGCGCATGTCAGGGATTCCCGTGCTTGTAGACCTTGACCTGCGCTTCACCATGATGGATCGCTGGGATGGGTACGTTCAGGTGCTCACGCTCGCCAACCCGCCCATCGAGGTGGTCGCCCCGCCGGCGACCAGTCCAGAGCTGGCGAGGATCGCCAACGACGAGATGGCGGCCATCGTCGAGCGTCACCCCCACCGCTTCCCCGGCTTCGTCGCCTCGCTACCCATGAACAATCCCGAGGCCGCCCTCACCGAGCTGGAGCGTGCCATCGACGATCTCGGCGCGACGGGGGTGCAGATCTTTACCAACGTCAATGGCCGAGCCCTCGATCAGCCGGAGTATCAGCCGATCTTCGCCCGCATGGCGGAGCGGGGGCTGCCCATCTGGATGCATCCCGCCCGTCCCGCGACCTTCGCGGACTATGCCGGCGAGCCGCGGTCGAAGTACGATCTCTGGTGGGCCTTCGGCTGGCCGTACGAGACCAGCGTGGCCATGGGCCGCCTCGTCTTCTCCGGCCTCTTCGATCGCCACCCCGGACTCATCATCATCACGCATCACCTGGGCGCCATGGTCCCGTTCTGCGAGGGGCGGATCGGCGGCGGGCTCGATCAGCTCGGGGCCCGGAGCGATGACCCGGATGACGGAGGCGCCCTCGGACGGCTCAAGCGACGACCCATCGACTACTTCCGCATGTTCTACGGCGACACCGCCCTCTTCGGGGCCTGGCACGCCATGGAGAGCGGGCTCGCCTTCTTCGGCGCCGATCACGTGCTGTTCGGCACCGATTTCCCCTTCGACCCCGAGAAGGGACCGGGGTTCATCCGCGACACTATCGCCGCCATGGAGCGGATGCGGGCCAGCGACCTGGACAAGGCCAAGATCTACGAGGGCAACGCGCGCCGCCTCCTCCGCCTGAAGGGATAG
- a CDS encoding alpha/beta hydrolase → MANRGIEAVRAHLAKLPPSDSLTIAERRAQYERAEKAFPTPPEVKVERVTAPIVPAEWLRPPSAEAGRVVLYLHGGGYVIGSPRSHRHLAAAIARAAGASALLLDYRLAPEHPFPAAVDDAVACYRWLLEQGILPEQIVIAGDSAGGGLTVAMLVALRDARVRLPAGGVCISPWVDLTFSGGSYQTKAAADPIVARPGIDEMARAYLGATDPRTPLASPVFADLRGLPPLLIHVGSDEVLLDDAAQLADRAKAAGVPATLEVWDRMVHVWHWFLPMLEEAETAIETIGRFCKTRMS, encoded by the coding sequence ATGGCGAACCGTGGCATCGAGGCTGTACGCGCGCACCTGGCGAAGCTTCCCCCGTCGGACTCGCTGACCATCGCGGAGCGGCGTGCCCAGTACGAGCGCGCGGAAAAGGCGTTCCCCACTCCGCCGGAGGTCAAGGTGGAGCGCGTGACGGCGCCGATAGTTCCCGCGGAGTGGCTGCGCCCGCCCTCAGCGGAGGCGGGCCGGGTCGTGCTCTATCTCCATGGCGGGGGCTACGTGATCGGCTCGCCCCGTTCTCATCGCCACCTGGCCGCGGCGATCGCGCGCGCGGCGGGGGCCAGCGCGCTCTTGCTCGACTATCGGCTCGCGCCCGAGCACCCTTTCCCCGCCGCCGTTGACGACGCCGTGGCCTGCTACCGCTGGCTGCTCGAGCAGGGCATCTTGCCGGAGCAGATCGTGATCGCGGGCGACTCCGCGGGCGGCGGGTTGACCGTGGCCATGCTGGTCGCGCTGAGAGACGCGCGCGTCCGGCTGCCCGCCGGCGGCGTGTGCATCTCTCCCTGGGTCGATCTCACCTTCAGCGGCGGCAGCTACCAGACGAAGGCCGCCGCCGATCCGATCGTGGCGCGTCCAGGGATCGACGAGATGGCGCGGGCCTACCTCGGCGCGACGGATCCGCGCACGCCGCTGGCCTCTCCGGTGTTCGCCGACCTGCGCGGCCTGCCGCCGCTACTGATCCACGTCGGCAGCGACGAGGTGCTCCTGGACGATGCCGCCCAGCTCGCCGATCGGGCCAAGGCGGCCGGGGTGCCGGCGACGCTCGAGGTGTGGGACCGCATGGTCCACGTCTGGCACTGGTTCCTGCCCATGCTCGAGGAGGCGGAGACGGCTATCGAGACCATCGGCCGGTTCTGCAAGACGCGAATGAGCTGA
- a CDS encoding ABC transporter substrate-binding protein, whose amino-acid sequence MMIIRAALAAALALGVLAAPLPSPAQQETKVWRIGFFYFGSRQSSLDTGRYNSFLQGMRELGYIEGKNFVIEARFADGKREALPGLAAELIARKVDVIVATGTPVNSALQKATRTLPIVSTVSSDPAGDGSAARLARPGGNITGLSNFAPELGQKQVELLTVCVPKLSRFAVLVNPSNPEHLGRLKLVESAAGKVGIRILAVDGGTPDEITRGFGAMARDRTQAVLVLGDTFFLQQVRQIAELALKHRLPSIFLNLEHVETGGLMSYGPNFTDNFRRAARYVDKILKGAKPADLPIEQPTKFELVINLKTAKALGLTIPQSLLLRADQVVQ is encoded by the coding sequence ATGATGATCATACGCGCGGCGCTCGCGGCGGCTCTCGCCCTCGGTGTACTCGCCGCGCCCCTCCCCTCCCCCGCGCAGCAAGAAACGAAAGTCTGGCGCATCGGCTTTTTCTACTTCGGGTCGCGACAGTCCTCTTTGGACACGGGCCGCTACAACTCATTTCTGCAAGGAATGCGCGAGCTCGGGTATATCGAGGGAAAGAATTTCGTCATTGAGGCGCGTTTTGCGGACGGAAAGAGGGAGGCCCTTCCCGGACTGGCCGCGGAACTGATAGCGAGAAAAGTGGACGTGATTGTGGCGACGGGAACCCCTGTTAACAGCGCGTTGCAGAAGGCGACCAGGACCCTTCCTATCGTGAGCACCGTCTCGTCCGATCCGGCCGGAGACGGCTCCGCCGCAAGGCTTGCGCGGCCCGGCGGAAATATCACCGGACTGAGCAACTTTGCACCCGAACTGGGCCAGAAGCAGGTGGAACTCCTGACAGTCTGCGTCCCAAAGTTGTCCCGGTTCGCGGTGCTGGTGAACCCATCCAATCCGGAGCACTTAGGGCGGCTAAAGCTCGTCGAGTCCGCCGCCGGGAAAGTCGGCATTCGCATTCTGGCGGTGGACGGCGGTACTCCAGACGAGATCACGCGCGGCTTCGGCGCCATGGCGCGTGATCGCACCCAGGCCGTGCTCGTTCTGGGCGATACGTTTTTTCTGCAGCAGGTGAGGCAGATCGCAGAGCTGGCGCTCAAGCATCGGCTGCCCTCCATATTCCTCAACCTGGAACATGTCGAAACGGGCGGCTTAATGAGCTACGGCCCGAACTTCACCGACAATTTCCGCCGTGCCGCAAGGTACGTGGACAAAATCCTCAAGGGCGCGAAGCCGGCAGACTTGCCCATCGAGCAGCCGACGAAGTTCGAGCTGGTGATCAACCTCAAGACCGCCAAGGCCCTCGGGCTAACCATCCCGCAATCGCTGCTGCTGCGGGCGGATCAGGTCGTTCAGTAG